CCTCTTTCTAGCTTTCTCTCAGATTACGCCCAAAGATTAGAAAGCTCAGTTCtctattattgttttttacCTTTATAACATAGATCTTATCGGGccatttttattagttcttcctccctctctcttctctcttctctcttctttcttctttcttctcccttCTCCCTTCTCCCTTCTCCCTTCTCCCTTCTCCCTTCTCCCTTCTCCCTTCTCCCTTCTCCCTTCTCCCTTCTCCCTTCTCCCTTCTCCCTTCTCCCTTCTCTCTTTCACACAGGTGagggataaaatatatttattttctttttctccaaATTATGTGTAATCGATTAAAAAAGTGTAAAAAACTGTCAGACTATTTCGTCATTGCTATTTGTCATTCTGACTTATCATCATCAATGTACCAACTAAATCTACAACTACATCTGCACCTAGACCTAGGTTTCATAATGTaccttattatttattaataataatatttaacataagTTTATATACCGCATAACTTTGTTTCGTTTAGGTTAGAAGTATTGAGCACTTTAAccgatatatttattttataattgatgaGCAAAAgttaagaattattatttttttaattaaaggagaactagaatTACACTCACAATTTTcgcttaaattcaaataattttattttttaattttgataaatgagtacaatatttatcccaaataattttttttattttaatcatttttttaattaattagattttaattatcacaataattagtctaattaattgttttaattgagttttggtaatggggttaattattttgattttatttatataaaataaatcaaaataattattttaattttatttatataaaataaatcaaaataattattttaattttataaattagtgtatagatttttagtgtttatagTGACTTTTCATCTCATCTTCTTTAGTCTTTCACCATTTTTTTCACTCTCTATCTCTTTTTTTagtcttcaccatttctttctcATTCAGGTTGattcattttttcatattatctcTTATTTACACAAATTTTATCATTCATTCACAAGAGGTTTACAtgcaattaaaatttatttttacttctaTTATAGCTATTACTTTTAGAtaactttaatttctttttgttttaagGAAATCTTGTCAAAtaaggaaaaaattattttatcggTAAGTCTTGTTCATACTTTCTTTATGTATTAagagaaaattatgtttatatgtaTCGCTCATGGATgaatatagaaaaacactattatatatatatatatatatatatatatatatatatatatataatcccaCTAaagcttaagagaccaaaatgtcacggtTCAATTCCATTTGGAAGCGTTTTGAGTTGACTGTGGGGTTGTCATGCTAGCTctcatttattcatatatatatatatatatatatatatatatatatatatatatatatatatatatatatatatatatatatatattgaataattagtCAAGACACTacgaaagaacaaaaataagtataagGGTGTCAAAGATAGAGTTggatgaatataaaaaaaaacaaccaaattatataaaaaaaaaacatggttGAATGCTTTGATGTTATTTTTGCATGAACTATTGTTCTTACAGGTACTTTGCAGGAATCTCCACATGAGACATCACCATACGATTCCTCGGACATACGGTATCAACTAAGAAAAGTATAGTTGAAATATACGTCTCcatgttatatattttctctcttagcATTATAATTCTTAGGTTTTCAAATTAGGTCCCTATTGTAATCAAGCTTGGACACGCGTTTTTGCTAAACAAGAATCTTTTCTCCAAACTCTGTCCAAGAGGATATTCTATACACACCTCATTTTTGCATccctaaaattaaaatgaatattctCGGTATAATATGATGATCATACTTGATTACTAAACTGAGagataaaaaacataaataccATTCAAAATTGGCCCGTGTTTTCTTTTAAACTTGGTTCAAgcgttaatttttaaaaatacttaaaatctGGATGATCCAATCTTTCAGATTGACCAGTTTAGAAAAtcatgaattttgagtataatattaatatttgacaAAATGTATAGAACAACTATTTTAAGGCTCATTTTTGTGCTCAAATAccatttcataaaattttagaattctagagataTGATATGTTCATATTGACCGGATtggaaaattatgaattatgaatataatatttatgatggCAATTTTGTATAGAAGATGTTCAAAATGCCAAAATGATGAAAACTAAGTCAACTCGGACGTTTCAAAACTCAGTCAACACAAGTAAACACAAGTCAACTACACCGAGACTATTCGAAATGTGGAGACGACATCATTGTGATGTCAGTGGAAGCCTTATTTGAAAAATACGTTCTTCAAATGGTGATATTCGGCTGAACGAAGAACATCATTTTCCtacaacattaaaaaaatattatggccTCAATACTTGATGGTTTCGAATGattttgtatgttttgaaaagATTGATGAGTGCTCTACAAAGTTCATTTAAGCCTGATATGAGATTGAAGCTCTAATCGCAAGTAATCGTCGATGCAAACAAGGTGTCCAAAATGGGGTTAAAGTAATTTTTAGAGTTGTTGAAGTCTCGGTTGGAACAAATTCGTTGAAGACTGAATTCAAAAgaataataactttaaaaaaattgtaagttGGTCCACACTCAATGGTTTGGACTGATTCATGCATTAGTATTCATATTCATGGATCTCTTAGTTCGAGAACTAAAAATAAGATGATCGAATCATTTCTTCTcacacaaatttattatatttattaaaaaaaatataattattgaaactaaataaataagaataattattgaaatgaaagaaaaaataaaaattagtgacaaaaatatataaaaaaattatattttggaaagagagactatatataaaaatgcAAGAGAGAAAGTTATAGCCACAACGAATTcgaatctctctctctatctagGTTTTTCCAATTCGCTAAAATTCTTAACGTAGTTCATAGTATCCAATCCGGAACGAATTAGATCAAACTCTTTCGTcgattatatttcaaaattgtttCCGTAAAACAAGGAGCGGGCAGAGATTGAACGATGTCTGCTATTTTGTGCGGCAAAAGATCCATTTTCGAAGACCTACAATCATCGCCGGCTCCGAAGAGGATCCGGTGTTCCTCTTCGAGGTCTCCAGTTCATCCCTGTCCTTCCAATTCGGCACTTGTCGATCAGCTCAGACTTCTCTTTCCTCGGATGGATATTCAGGTATATTCTTTCCCAAAGATCTAGTTTACTTTTCTTACTTGAATTTTAATGAGTTACGCTGTATCTGTTGGTTTCCCTAGAACAAATTATTCTTATGTTCTTGTTCTTTTCTTCCTTCATTTTGTCCCCTAAGTTTGAtgctatatatttaataaagttgTATTAAGTTGTGGATTATGAAAAATAGGTTCTTGTATTCGTCTGCTGCAAACATTCAAACGATCTGATATCTAACTCCATACACAATTTCGATAAATTACACATGTTccagaaaataattttataatcataCACAGTGAGAATCTGTAATTAGCGTGTTCATGGAGCAGGATATTTGGCATATGAGAGATTTAGGGAAGAGATTGTGATTTCATAGTTGGATGGTGTGGTTGAGGGATTCAAAGGTTATGTATGTTATCCAAAATTGGATTCCTGATCGAATCGAGTGGTGACATGTTTCTCTTTAAAGGTGCATGAGGCAAGATTATGAACAAGAATAATGCAATTTCTTGTGGGAAAATGTATGGTCATACAAAAAAACCTATGAGAGAGACAAAAGATGAAGGGTGAATAAGAAGATCGAGGTAGAATGTGTTTTTTATACATTAATGAATGTGTCTTTTTACAGTCAGCACACAATTGAGCCCAATGTGATAATCACGTCATGACAAGTATTTTGACTGCAAATGAGTTTCAATAGTGAATACATTTATGTCCTTTCATAAGCATTGTCTTACCCAAGTTTAGATAAGTTGTTAGTTTGTTTTATGAGGCAACCTCAATGCTAATTATGTATACAAGCACTAGCTGTAAATGAAGggtaataattaaatgaatgaaGAATAACTTGGCCACTTATCTTGAAGAATTCTTTGTAAAATCCTTTTCTCTCGACATTTTGCTCAACTTTTCCCTTATTTCTTATTGCTTTTAAACCTAAACCTCACGAACACGAAGTGTACCAAGTGGTATTAAAGCTCATCAAACCAAATAAGAGAGAAGTACATGCCGAATTTGTGTTACTAGAATCTCAATGGTAAGAGTCCCTAAGGTTTATCATCTAATTTACTTTTATCGCAAGTTGTGAGATAATTGTTTGACACGATGTTAGTTCCTAATATGAGTCAACCTATATGCTTATAAATAGAGGCACTAGCTgtaaatgaaatatatgaatgaaGAACAGTTCTCTTGACCTCTCAATGTTATTGGATTTTACTCATCTCAACTTGTCTATCATATTATCCTTTGTTTCTTATAATTCCAATCCCTAACCAGGCGGTTTTGAGGCATTTTTCTAACAGAGTAGCTGAATAGTGATAGATTGTTCTATTTTCAGGATCTTGTAAGAACCCTGAATGAATGCGGTAATGATTTGGATTCCGCTATCAAGAGCTTACATGAGCTTTCTCTTGGACATAGTAACCCCGATCTTGTGGCCCAGTTAAATGCATCAGCGGAGAAAGgtaatcattttgtttttattttggtgCTTGTGGCTTGTACCAAGTCTTGAGGTCCATATTTGCTTCAATCCAGAGTTCCTTTTCTCTTGCATTCACAAACTTattgttcatttttttatttctgtttTGGATAGGAATGTTCAAGGTAGGTGTAACATCTTTCGATTTCCCACTTTTAGATATGTTTCATTTACCTTACCATTCTttactaaaattttaagttaaattttaactaTGATGCCTATTGGTATTATGATGTTGATAATGATACAacaaaatctacatttgttatgtttttcaaaaatcacAATCATCTAGAAAATAATATAGGTCGCGATATAGAAAATTGTATGCATGATTTTTATGCCCAGTGATGCAcaaaattacaatattatttggatcaacatccaaaaactacaatcTTATACCAGacaaaaaaatcactttcaatAATTTTCCACTGGAATTGTGAATGTGACAAAATAACAGTTTCAAATAGACTCAAAAGTCTAAGATTGCGGGCTTTCTTGTCTGCCTCTGTTTAAATCCActaaacatgtctcaaaatctTTTGGAAGCATGTGTAATCACCGGCCACTAGTGTTTTAGGTCTTTTGGGGATATATACTAAAAATGTATAGTATACAAAGTTGAGGTTTATTCACTAACAGGGAACCGAtatttatgtatgtatgtatgtgcTAAAATAATGCAGCAGGTAGAGTGGCTGTGGATGGAAATGTAGCTCCTCTTGTTCTTGAGTCGCCTTTAGAGCATAAAAATTTCGCCGCCACCCCAAGGGATGGTTCTGAATGGGTAGAACTGTTGgtgaatgaaatgatgaatgcaTCTAGCATAGATGATGCTAGATGTCGTGCCACGAAAGTTCTAGAAAGCCTTGAAAAGTCAATTGGAGAAAGTAGCAACACTGCAAAGGCAACAAAAGATATTCATAAGGTGAGTTTTTAGCTCTTCTTTGTTGACAACACATCTAACACACACACAATCAAATGTATCGAGACTAACTTAGGGTAAGCTCAAGTGGTAAGAGTCTTGAACTAAAAGGTTGAGTCTGATGTCTCAGGTTTGACTCCAACTTAGATCACCTTGATTGAAGTTAATGAAAGTGTAATGTTGTGCTAGCAACCTTTATGAAAAAATccttcttaaaaaaaagttatttattttacccgATCAAGTGATAAGAGTTTTGTACGAAAAGGCTGAGGTTTTATGTTTGATGGAATCTACTAGATAGCAACAATGTTTGTTTGTTGTTGCAGGAGAACATGATACAAAAGGAGCAAATTGAATTATTGTTAAGGGATAACACAATTCTGAAACGAGCTGTATCGATTCAGCATGAAAGACAGAAAGAATATGAAGATAAGAATCAGGAAGTTCAACATCTCAAACAAATGATATCCCAATATCAGGAGCAGATGAGAACACTTGAGGTTAGTACATTAGTTATATGCATCGTCCTCCTTTCAATTGTTTTTCAAATCTTTGTTTGTTTGACAtaggattttaaaataaaccgaAAAACAAAAACCCATTTTCTTAGACTTATATTATGTGGTGTTATAGGTGAACAATTATGCACTGACAATGCATCTCCAACAAGCACAACAAGGAAACTCCATTCCTGGTCGATTCAATCCCGATATATTCTAAAGAAAGAgatcgatgatgatgatatgcTGAAGAGTAACTTTTTTGAGAGGTTAGCCAACCGAGCAAAGTTGATTATGTTTCATTAGTAATACAATacattgttttctttttttaaaggAATGGTTATGTAACATTACCCATTTTTACCTCGAATTGTAATACAACTTGTGAAACTCCCTGTTAATTTACTATGACTTTTAAGTTGTGTCATGGGTGATTGATtggttttaattaaaacttgACATTTTCTAATATCCTTTTGTTCACTTGTTAGGATGATAGTGATGGTATAATAGTGACATTTTCTAATATCCTTTTGTTCACTTGTTAGGATGATAGTGATGGTATAATGGTGCCATTGTTATAGTTAGTTCACTTCATTTATGACTtctttttttgttcttttagGCGAGCTTGTTGGAGATTGAGTATGATAGGTGAAGATATCTAACGAGGAGGAATTAGGGATATAATCGGTTTGCCACAACTAATTGTTGAGGTCGGTTTGAGAAAATTTAAAACTGTCGGTTTTGATTTAGAGAGATAGTGGACTTCCATGACATTtgcaaaatttttataaatttataatcacTCAGTTTAAGTCGAAACAAGTGATAAAATAATCTAGAATGTCTAGCTTAATTTAAAAAGcgaacaaatatttattaagcATTACTGTACCTTTTTATAAGACATTGTCAATTGAGTTTTGTTAGGATATTTGTGGGAGTGTAAGggtttgtattaaataaattgtcaTTCATGTGATCCTGACAGATAACACACGCATGAGAAAATGCATCATATAGctattaaatattgtatatgTCTCGATAATTTGGAGTCGAAATCGCATCTGTTATTTCATTTTCCTACTGTGGATGGTAGTCTTCAATGAGGGTTGACTGAGATCCAGTGAGTTATGCTTGTGTTTTTTATTGGTGTGGACTAAAACGATTAGATCGATAAGGATTAAACAATGAGTTTTTATTCTTACTATCTTTTAGCGGATTATTTGGCTGAAAAGAGACCTTATAGTTATCAATGATCGAAGATGCCCGATGCAGATCAACGTCATTATTATGACTTTTTCTgaaattaatatagataaaattgTGAAATCGTGGAGTCGTTTAGCAATCTTATTGCTCTTTTTGAGGACTTAGGTTTCGATTTGTCTTTTAACCTAGTTGTTTTTcgattttttgtttgttttatctattattatgtttttgtcGTGGTAAAAcatctcttattttatttatcatattgcatttatcattttaaaaaaataaaacttataaaatttaattcgaataatattgcatttatcattttaaaaaaataaaacttataaaatttaattcgaATAATACATGTTCTTGACAAATTTAACGTTACGAATTTCTTTAATCCGACTCTTCAGTCGTTTGTTGGTTATGCCTTTCcgattattttgatgatttttattGAGTCCATATTCGTCCCCTTTATCCGTAATGACATGTAATAAAATTGTcgaatgaattatttttaaaatgatctttcttttaaattttttttatatgtatccttttatatttttagataccACTTAGCAAAATCATTTCTGACATAACTTATCAACCACaggcaaaacaaaatatttttacaaaaatttgtCATTTTAGTT
This is a stretch of genomic DNA from Impatiens glandulifera chromosome 4, dImpGla2.1, whole genome shotgun sequence. It encodes these proteins:
- the LOC124934399 gene encoding uncharacterized protein LOC124934399 isoform X1 — encoded protein: MSAILCGKRSIFEDLQSSPAPKRIRCSSSRSPVHPCPSNSALVDQLRLLFPRMDIQDLVRTLNECGNDLDSAIKSLHELSLGHSNPDLVAQLNASAEKAGRVAVDGNVAPLVLESPLEHKNFAATPRDGSEWVELLVNEMMNASSIDDARCRATKVLESLEKSIGESSNTAKATKDIHKENMIQKEQIELLLRDNTILKRAVSIQHERQKEYEDKNQEVQHLKQMISQYQEQMRTLEVNNYALTMHLQQAQQGNSIPGRFNPDIF
- the LOC124934399 gene encoding uncharacterized protein LOC124934399 isoform X2, which gives rise to MSAILCGKRSIFEDLQSSPAPKRIRCSSSRSPVHPCPSNSALVDQLRLLFPRMDIQDLVRTLNECGNDLDSAIKSLHELSLGHSNPDLVAQLNASAEKGRVAVDGNVAPLVLESPLEHKNFAATPRDGSEWVELLVNEMMNASSIDDARCRATKVLESLEKSIGESSNTAKATKDIHKENMIQKEQIELLLRDNTILKRAVSIQHERQKEYEDKNQEVQHLKQMISQYQEQMRTLEVNNYALTMHLQQAQQGNSIPGRFNPDIF